A DNA window from Streptococcus sp. LPB0220 contains the following coding sequences:
- a CDS encoding MATE family efflux transporter, translating to MNSYKKILNIALPAMGENFLQMLMGMVDSYLVAHLGLIAISGVSVAGNIITIYQAIFLALGAAVASVMSKSLGEKNQANIAYHATESLKVTLLLSALLGGASLLFGRQMISLLGTEAAVAESGGIYLSLVGGTIVLLGLMTTLGSLVRVANNPRLPMYVSLLTNLLNALFSSVAIFLFGWGIVGAALGTVLARLVGVILLWRKVQLPFAPLRWGLDRKLLNLALPAAGERLMMRAGDVVIIAIVVAFGTEAVAGNAIGETLTQFNYMPVFGVATATVMLVARSLGEGDLEQIARLRKQSYCLSFVFMLPIALGIFFGGTLLTYLYTQDVKAVEASLSVVLFSLLGTPFTAGTVIYTAVWQGLGNGKLPFYATTIGMWVIRIGAGYLLGVTLGFGLPGVWTGTLLDNGFRWLFLSQLYRRKVGEKKK from the coding sequence ATGAATTCATACAAAAAAATCTTAAATATCGCCCTTCCTGCCATGGGTGAAAATTTCTTACAAATGCTGATGGGCATGGTGGACTCTTATTTAGTGGCTCACCTGGGCTTGATTGCCATCTCGGGTGTTTCCGTCGCAGGCAATATCATCACCATCTATCAAGCCATCTTTTTGGCACTGGGTGCGGCAGTTGCCAGTGTCATGTCCAAAAGCTTGGGTGAAAAAAATCAAGCCAACATTGCCTACCATGCGACAGAGTCACTAAAGGTGACCTTGTTGTTGAGTGCTCTCCTAGGAGGGGCTTCGCTGTTATTTGGACGCCAGATGATTTCGCTGTTGGGGACTGAAGCTGCAGTAGCCGAAAGTGGGGGGATTTACCTTTCCTTGGTTGGCGGGACCATAGTTCTCTTAGGATTGATGACGACCTTGGGCTCCTTGGTTCGGGTGGCCAACAATCCACGTCTTCCTATGTATGTGAGCCTGTTGACCAATCTATTAAACGCTCTATTCTCCTCTGTGGCCATTTTCCTTTTTGGCTGGGGGATTGTCGGTGCGGCCTTAGGGACAGTGCTGGCCCGTCTGGTGGGCGTCATCCTCTTGTGGCGAAAGGTCCAGTTACCCTTTGCACCTCTTCGTTGGGGATTGGATCGTAAGCTCTTGAACTTAGCACTTCCAGCTGCCGGAGAGCGGCTGATGATGCGAGCTGGAGATGTGGTGATCATTGCGATCGTGGTTGCTTTTGGGACCGAGGCAGTCGCAGGAAATGCTATCGGAGAGACCTTGACCCAGTTTAACTACATGCCTGTGTTTGGGGTGGCCACAGCGACGGTCATGCTCGTAGCACGGAGCCTGGGTGAAGGTGATCTTGAGCAGATTGCCCGCCTTCGAAAGCAGTCTTACTGCTTGTCCTTCGTGTTCATGTTACCCATTGCCTTGGGAATCTTTTTTGGGGGCACCCTTCTGACCTATCTCTACACACAAGATGTGAAAGCGGTAGAAGCTAGCCTGTCGGTTGTCCTCTTTTCTTTGTTGGGAACGCCGTTTACAGCAGGAACGGTCATCTATACAGCTGTTTGGCAAGGGTTGGGAAATGGGAAACTTCCATTTTATGCAACGACGATTGGCATGTGGGTCATTCGAATTGGAGCCGGTTATCTGCTTGGAGTAACTCTTGGCTTTGGCCTTCCAGGTGTCTGGACTGGGACACTGCTCGACAATGGTTTTCGTTGGCTATTTTTGAGTCAGCTATATAGACGAAAAGTAGGAGAGAAGAAAAAATGA
- a CDS encoding HAD-IA family hydrolase: MTKRAFIWDLDGTLLDSYDAILAGLEETYASYQLPFDRASIKDYILKHSVQDLLVAVAEEYHLDVTDLNHRRAESLAEKNAQVLLMDGARDILSWGQESGIEQFVYTHKGENAFVILRDLGLESFFTEILTSQSGFSRKPDPEAAMYLMEKYGLEPENTYYIGDRSLDIDFARNSQIQSINFLTSDYQGNHQMNTLLDIPGILNAEKNL, encoded by the coding sequence ATGACAAAACGAGCCTTTATTTGGGATTTGGACGGAACCTTGCTGGATTCCTATGATGCTATTCTGGCAGGTCTTGAGGAGACTTATGCATCTTATCAGCTTCCGTTTGACCGGGCTAGCATTAAAGATTACATCTTGAAGCATTCGGTTCAAGATCTTTTAGTAGCTGTGGCGGAGGAGTATCATCTGGATGTGACGGACTTGAATCATCGCCGAGCAGAAAGTCTAGCAGAGAAAAATGCCCAGGTCCTTCTGATGGATGGGGCGCGTGATATCCTATCTTGGGGACAAGAATCTGGAATTGAGCAGTTTGTCTATACCCATAAGGGAGAGAATGCCTTTGTCATCCTGCGGGACTTGGGTTTGGAATCTTTTTTTACAGAGATTTTGACCAGTCAAAGTGGTTTTTCCCGCAAGCCTGACCCAGAAGCTGCCATGTATCTGATGGAGAAGTACGGGTTGGAGCCAGAAAATACCTACTATATTGGGGATCGGAGCCTGGATATTGACTTTGCAAGAAATAGCCAGATTCAGAGTATCAATTTCTTGACGTCTGACTATCAAGGCAATCATCAGATGAACACCTTACTAGATATCCCAGGTATTTTAAACGCTGAAAAGAATCTGTAA
- a CDS encoding MarR family winged helix-turn-helix transcriptional regulator: MAEINDLLYQLRLADQSTTQLFEKRLGISLTRYQILQDLLEQAPCNQIAVQERLQIDPAALTRHFKILEKEGFVHRSRNPKNQREILIHLTDTAYNRLVKHPPRHHVAVKEQMSRILTAQEQEQFSYLLDKLVSGIEQITVE, from the coding sequence ATGGCAGAAATAAATGATTTGCTCTACCAACTACGTTTGGCAGATCAATCGACTACACAGTTATTTGAAAAGCGACTAGGGATTAGCTTAACACGTTATCAAATTTTGCAGGATTTATTAGAACAAGCGCCTTGCAATCAGATCGCGGTTCAGGAACGCTTGCAGATTGATCCAGCGGCTTTAACCCGGCATTTCAAAATATTAGAAAAGGAAGGATTTGTCCATCGGAGTCGAAATCCAAAGAATCAGCGGGAAATCCTAATTCATTTGACGGATACGGCCTATAATCGTTTGGTCAAACATCCCCCTCGCCATCATGTGGCGGTGAAAGAACAGATGAGTCGGATTTTGACTGCTCAAGAACAAGAGCAATTTTCTTACCTGCTGGACAAATTAGTATCTGGCATTGAACAAATAACAGTTGAATAA
- a CDS encoding DUF1304 domain-containing protein, with protein MSLLTIILASLAALEHLYIFYLESIRTTSDTTSRVFNMDKEELARPSVTSLFKNQGIYNALIGVFLLYGLFVSKNSEVVTIFVLFIIGAAAYGAMTANKKIILTQGGPAILALLSILLLG; from the coding sequence ATGTCATTACTGACGATTATTTTAGCAAGTCTTGCTGCACTGGAGCATTTGTATATTTTTTATTTGGAGAGCATCAGAACCACATCTGATACCACAAGTCGGGTTTTCAACATGGATAAAGAAGAACTCGCTCGCCCATCTGTGACCTCTTTATTTAAGAATCAAGGGATATACAATGCCTTGATTGGGGTGTTCCTCTTGTATGGATTGTTTGTCTCTAAAAATAGTGAAGTTGTTACGATTTTTGTGCTTTTTATTATTGGAGCTGCAGCCTACGGTGCGATGACAGCCAATAAAAAGATTATCTTGACCCAAGGTGGTCCTGCAATTTTAGCTTTATTGAGTATCCTATTGTTGGGATAA
- the trpE gene encoding anthranilate synthase component I: MKKVLSADVLSPILAYMRLDAPHKMILESIPREKENARFSIVAYRPVSEVKFEHGVLYYNDQIVEEDPLDFLNRITVKTRTSEELPFNGGAIGFVGYDLIGLYENIGSIPEDTIGTPDLHFFLYESYVIFDHKKEKVYVVEENLYSGRSEAEQASSLEQVLAQLARPAKEEFQDKDLHALHFHNHLEQKEFEEMVALARDYIRKGDMFQCVLSQRFSADFSGKPLDYYRNLRVTNPSNYLYFYDFGEYQIIGASPESLVSVKDRVVTTNPIAGTRPRGIDEEADRQLAADLAGDPKEVAEHRMLVDLGRNDIGRIAQNGSVEVTKYMEVEFFRYVMHLTSVVKGQLLPGLASIEALKATLPAGTVSGAPKIRAMKRIYEAEKEKRGVYAGAIGYLSVTGDLDFAIAIRTMILKNKKAYVQAGAGIVYDSIAENEYQETVNKAKSMTRIGEEG, translated from the coding sequence ATGAAAAAAGTTTTATCTGCTGATGTGTTGAGTCCAATTTTGGCTTATATGCGTTTGGATGCGCCCCATAAAATGATCTTAGAGTCAATTCCTCGTGAAAAAGAGAATGCGCGTTTTTCAATTGTAGCCTATCGGCCAGTCAGTGAAGTCAAGTTTGAACATGGCGTCCTCTATTACAATGATCAAATTGTTGAAGAGGATCCTTTAGACTTTTTGAACCGCATCACGGTCAAAACGAGAACTTCTGAAGAGCTTCCTTTTAACGGTGGGGCGATTGGATTTGTCGGCTATGACTTGATTGGCCTCTATGAGAACATTGGTTCCATTCCTGAAGATACGATTGGCACACCAGATCTTCACTTTTTCTTATATGAGAGCTATGTGATTTTTGATCACAAAAAGGAAAAGGTCTATGTGGTGGAAGAGAACCTCTATAGTGGACGGAGTGAAGCAGAGCAAGCATCGAGCTTGGAGCAAGTATTAGCACAATTGGCAAGACCTGCAAAAGAAGAGTTTCAGGACAAGGACCTGCATGCACTTCATTTCCACAATCATTTGGAGCAAAAAGAGTTTGAGGAAATGGTGGCCCTAGCGCGGGACTATATTCGAAAAGGGGATATGTTCCAATGCGTGCTCAGTCAACGTTTTTCAGCTGATTTTTCAGGTAAACCATTGGATTATTACCGCAATTTGCGCGTGACCAACCCTTCGAATTATCTCTACTTTTATGATTTTGGGGAGTACCAAATTATCGGTGCCAGTCCAGAAAGTCTAGTGTCGGTCAAGGATCGAGTGGTGACAACCAATCCCATTGCGGGCACACGCCCAAGAGGGATCGATGAAGAGGCTGATCGGCAATTGGCAGCTGATTTGGCAGGGGATCCAAAAGAAGTCGCAGAACACCGGATGTTGGTGGATCTAGGGCGAAACGATATTGGACGTATCGCTCAAAATGGGTCGGTTGAAGTGACCAAATATATGGAAGTGGAATTCTTCCGTTATGTGATGCACCTGACGAGTGTGGTCAAGGGGCAATTACTTCCTGGACTAGCCTCCATTGAGGCTCTGAAGGCAACTCTTCCAGCGGGGACCGTTTCGGGTGCTCCCAAGATTCGAGCCATGAAGCGGATCTATGAGGCTGAAAAAGAGAAACGCGGGGTCTATGCGGGGGCTATTGGCTATCTCTCTGTGACGGGGGATCTTGATTTTGCTATTGCGATACGAACCATGATCCTCAAAAATAAGAAGGCTTATGTGCAGGCTGGAGCAGGAATCGTTTATGATTCGATCGCTGAAAATGAATACCAAGAAACTGTCAATAAGGCAAAATCGATGACAAGGATTGGAGAAGAAGGATGA
- the trpD gene encoding anthranilate phosphoribosyltransferase produces the protein MKQVLAKVAEGMDLTSAELEAAMEEVVAGRASEAQVTALLLGLKMKGETVEERTAIAKVMQAYAVAIPTEVQGAMDNCGTGGDRSYSFNISTTAAFVLAGGGIKMAKHGNRSISSKSGSADVLEALGINLDLGPEDLGRVFEKAGIVFLFAKNLHPGMRYIMPARLALGVPTVMNLTGPLINPIPLETQLLGTSRPDMLESTAEILKNLGRKRAVVVSGPQGLDEAGLDGETQLAILEDGQVTLSSFQPEDIGMERIEIDQVRGGDAKRNAEILLSVLKNEASPFLEVTVLNAGLGFYANGKVDSIKEGIALAREVIASGAALEKLRLLQEYQK, from the coding sequence ATGAAACAAGTGCTTGCAAAAGTAGCGGAAGGAATGGATCTAACCAGTGCAGAGTTAGAAGCTGCTATGGAGGAAGTTGTTGCTGGTCGTGCTTCAGAAGCACAGGTGACGGCCCTTCTTCTAGGTCTTAAAATGAAGGGAGAAACGGTTGAAGAGCGGACGGCTATTGCAAAAGTGATGCAGGCCTATGCAGTCGCTATTCCTACAGAAGTTCAAGGAGCAATGGACAATTGTGGAACGGGGGGCGATCGTTCTTATAGTTTCAATATTTCAACAACAGCTGCCTTCGTCCTTGCTGGTGGTGGCATCAAGATGGCGAAACACGGAAATCGTTCGATCTCTTCTAAATCCGGTTCTGCGGATGTACTAGAAGCTCTAGGAATTAACCTTGATTTGGGTCCAGAAGACTTGGGACGAGTGTTTGAAAAGGCGGGAATTGTCTTCCTATTTGCCAAAAATCTGCATCCTGGCATGCGCTATATTATGCCCGCTCGCTTGGCGCTAGGGGTTCCAACGGTGATGAACTTAACCGGTCCTCTTATCAATCCGATTCCTCTAGAAACCCAGCTATTGGGAACCAGTCGTCCAGATATGCTGGAAAGTACGGCGGAGATTCTAAAGAATTTGGGAAGGAAACGCGCAGTGGTGGTGAGTGGTCCACAAGGTTTGGACGAGGCAGGCCTTGATGGAGAAACCCAGCTCGCTATTCTGGAAGATGGACAGGTTACTTTATCCAGTTTTCAACCAGAAGATATAGGAATGGAGCGCATTGAAATTGATCAAGTACGAGGTGGTGACGCCAAACGCAATGCGGAAATTTTGCTCAGTGTCTTGAAGAATGAAGCAAGTCCCTTCTTAGAGGTGACGGTCTTGAATGCTGGCCTTGGTTTTTATGCCAATGGCAAGGTAGATTCTATCAAGGAAGGGATTGCCTTGGCACGTGAAGTGATTGCCAGTGGGGCTGCCCTTGAGAAATTGAGATTATTACAGGAGTATCAAAAATGA
- the trpC gene encoding indole-3-glycerol phosphate synthase TrpC: protein MSQEFLPKILKEKAREVAAMKEEKLQPLRETYRLYDYLKSHPEKLQIIAEVKKASPSLGDIHVDVDIVAQAKIYEENGAVMISVLTDEVFFKGSIEYLREISSQVRIPTLNKDFIVDEKQIIRARNAGATVILLIVAALSETRLKELYEFATHLGLEVLVETHNLTELEVAHRIGAQIIGVNNRNLVTFETDLHTSLELAANFEQEPVYISESAIFTAADARMLGPYFNGILVGTALMKADNVAEKVKELQIDKG, encoded by the coding sequence ATGAGTCAAGAATTCTTGCCAAAGATTCTAAAGGAAAAGGCGCGTGAAGTGGCTGCGATGAAAGAAGAGAAACTCCAACCTTTGCGCGAGACCTACCGCCTGTATGATTACCTAAAGAGTCATCCAGAAAAGCTTCAGATCATCGCAGAGGTGAAAAAGGCTAGCCCGAGTCTGGGAGATATTCATGTCGATGTGGATATCGTCGCGCAGGCTAAGATTTACGAAGAAAATGGGGCCGTGATGATTTCTGTCTTGACTGATGAAGTGTTTTTCAAGGGCAGTATCGAGTATCTCCGCGAAATATCTAGTCAGGTGCGTATCCCCACCCTCAACAAAGATTTCATTGTGGATGAAAAGCAAATAATTCGGGCGCGAAATGCAGGGGCAACCGTGATCTTGTTGATTGTTGCAGCCTTATCAGAGACTCGTCTGAAAGAGCTCTATGAGTTTGCGACCCATCTTGGCCTGGAGGTCTTGGTGGAGACCCATAATCTGACAGAACTAGAGGTGGCTCACCGGATTGGGGCTCAGATCATAGGGGTCAATAATCGCAACTTGGTGACCTTTGAGACAGATCTCCATACTAGCCTTGAATTGGCGGCCAATTTTGAACAAGAACCGGTTTACATCTCGGAGTCTGCTATTTTTACAGCAGCAGATGCTCGCATGCTGGGTCCTTATTTTAATGGTATTCTCGTTGGGACAGCTCTCATGAAGGCAGACAATGTGGCTGAAAAGGTAAAGGAGTTGCAGATTGACAAAGGTTAA
- a CDS encoding phosphoribosylanthranilate isomerase: protein MTKVKICGLSTPEAVQTAVEAGADYIGFVFAPSKRQVTLEQARQLATGIPKGVQKVGVFVSPQREEVEKACQVVGLDLIQVHGPMDETILQEFPQQTIRAVQVGKDTALSETSADYLLFDAPVAGSGQTFDWQKLETQNFTKPFFIAGGLTVDNVTDAICFFHPYAVDVSSGVETNGKKDQEKIKRFIERVKHGI, encoded by the coding sequence TTGACAAAGGTTAAAATTTGCGGACTATCCACTCCAGAAGCCGTCCAGACCGCTGTTGAGGCCGGTGCGGATTACATTGGTTTTGTTTTTGCACCAAGCAAACGGCAAGTCACGCTGGAGCAGGCCCGGCAGTTGGCTACAGGGATTCCAAAGGGGGTTCAAAAAGTCGGAGTTTTTGTATCACCACAAAGAGAAGAAGTGGAGAAAGCTTGCCAAGTTGTGGGCTTGGACCTGATACAAGTGCATGGACCGATGGATGAAACCATCTTGCAAGAGTTTCCCCAACAAACGATTCGCGCTGTTCAAGTGGGGAAAGATACAGCTCTTTCTGAGACCAGTGCCGATTATCTGCTCTTTGATGCTCCTGTAGCAGGAAGTGGGCAGACTTTTGACTGGCAAAAGCTCGAAACCCAAAATTTCACAAAGCCCTTCTTTATTGCAGGAGGCTTGACGGTAGACAATGTAACAGATGCCATTTGCTTCTTTCATCCTTATGCGGTGGATGTATCCAGTGGGGTCGAGACAAATGGAAAAAAAGATCAAGAAAAGATAAAACGATTTATAGAAAGGGTCAAGCATGGCATATAA
- the trpB gene encoding tryptophan synthase subunit beta, with protein MAYKQPDQNGFYGRFGGRFVPETLMTAVLELEEAYRESQADPSFQAELDQLLKQYVGRETPLYYAKNLTKYVGGAKIFLKREDLNHTGAHKINNALGQVLLAHRMGKKKIIAETGAGQHGVATATAAALFDMECTIYMGEEDVKRQALNVFRMELLGAKVQSVTDGSRVLKDAVNAALRAWVANVEDTHYIMGSALGPHPFPEIVRDFQSVIGREAKRQFAEQNDGALPDAVLACVGGGSNAIGLFYPFVEDTSVAMYGAEAAGLGVDTDQHAATLTKGRPGVLHGALMDVLQDAHGQILEAFSISAGLDYPGIGPEHSYFHDIKRATYVPVTDQEALEAFQLLSKVEGIIPALESSHAIAYAVKLAKEMGPEKSMIVCLSGRGDKDVVQVKDRLEQERGE; from the coding sequence ATGGCATATAAACAACCAGATCAAAATGGATTTTACGGGCGGTTCGGGGGACGATTTGTCCCTGAAACCTTGATGACAGCAGTTTTAGAATTAGAAGAAGCCTACAGAGAAAGTCAAGCAGATCCTTCTTTTCAAGCAGAATTGGATCAGCTTCTGAAACAATATGTCGGTCGGGAAACACCGCTCTATTACGCTAAAAATCTTACCAAGTATGTCGGTGGAGCCAAGATCTTTCTTAAAAGAGAAGACCTCAACCACACAGGGGCTCATAAAATTAATAATGCCCTAGGACAGGTTTTGTTGGCACACCGGATGGGCAAAAAGAAGATCATCGCAGAAACAGGGGCTGGACAGCACGGTGTTGCAACGGCAACGGCTGCTGCTTTATTTGATATGGAATGCACCATCTACATGGGGGAAGAAGATGTCAAACGCCAAGCTCTCAATGTCTTTCGGATGGAATTGTTGGGCGCCAAGGTTCAATCAGTAACAGATGGGTCGCGTGTCCTCAAGGATGCGGTCAATGCTGCTCTTAGAGCTTGGGTAGCAAATGTGGAGGATACCCACTATATCATGGGTTCTGCTCTAGGACCTCATCCATTCCCAGAAATTGTCCGTGATTTTCAAAGTGTCATCGGTCGAGAAGCCAAACGCCAATTTGCAGAGCAAAATGATGGTGCGCTACCAGATGCCGTCCTAGCCTGTGTAGGAGGCGGATCGAATGCCATTGGGCTCTTTTATCCTTTTGTTGAGGACACCTCTGTTGCCATGTATGGGGCAGAAGCTGCTGGCCTTGGGGTAGATACAGACCAGCATGCAGCAACCTTGACCAAGGGGCGTCCGGGAGTCCTTCACGGCGCCTTGATGGATGTGTTACAGGATGCCCATGGACAGATTTTAGAAGCCTTCTCGATTTCAGCAGGTCTCGATTATCCAGGAATTGGGCCGGAGCATTCTTATTTCCATGACATCAAGCGGGCAACCTATGTGCCTGTTACAGACCAAGAAGCACTCGAAGCCTTTCAATTGCTTTCGAAAGTAGAAGGAATCATTCCAGCTCTAGAATCGAGCCATGCTATCGCCTATGCGGTGAAGTTGGCCAAGGAAATGGGGCCTGAAAAATCTATGATCGTTTGCTTATCAGGTCGTGGGGACAAAGATGTGGTACAAGTCAAAGACCGCCTAGAACAAGAGAGGGGAGAGTAA
- the trpA gene encoding tryptophan synthase subunit alpha — MGKTLTEHLQKLKDQQQGIFVPYIMAGDHEKGLAGLQETIQFLEELGVSAIEVGIPFSDPVADGPVIEEAGLRSLAHGTTTEELVQTIQRLKTSVPLVIMTYFNPLFQYGLENFFRAVEGTAVKGVIIPDLPHEHADLVEPLLVDKDIALVPLVSLTTGIERQKKLIHDAEGFIYAVAVNGVTGKAGSYRDDLDHHLAQLHEIASIPVLTGFGVSSMEDIHRFNKVSDGVIVGSKIVKALHQGETDAVAHFISQAVKG; from the coding sequence ATGGGAAAGACCTTAACAGAGCATTTACAAAAGCTGAAAGACCAGCAGCAAGGGATCTTTGTTCCTTATATCATGGCAGGAGATCATGAAAAAGGCTTGGCAGGTTTGCAGGAAACCATCCAATTTTTGGAGGAGCTTGGTGTCTCAGCTATTGAGGTTGGCATTCCTTTTTCGGATCCGGTGGCAGATGGCCCTGTGATTGAAGAGGCGGGACTACGAAGTTTAGCCCATGGGACGACGACAGAGGAACTGGTGCAAACGATCCAGCGTCTGAAGACAAGTGTTCCTTTGGTCATCATGACCTATTTCAACCCCTTGTTCCAATATGGGCTCGAAAACTTCTTTAGAGCTGTAGAAGGAACAGCGGTCAAGGGAGTGATTATTCCGGATCTTCCTCATGAGCATGCGGATCTGGTAGAGCCTCTCTTAGTGGATAAAGACATCGCTTTGGTGCCGCTAGTGAGCTTAACCACAGGAATCGAGCGCCAGAAGAAATTGATCCATGATGCAGAAGGATTTATCTATGCCGTTGCTGTCAATGGAGTGACGGGGAAAGCTGGTAGCTATCGAGATGACTTGGATCACCACTTGGCCCAATTACACGAAATAGCTTCGATTCCTGTTTTAACAGGTTTTGGAGTTTCCAGCATGGAGGATATTCACCGTTTCAACAAGGTCTCAGATGGCGTTATTGTGGGATCTAAAATCGTTAAGGCTCTCCACCAAGGGGAGACAGACGCCGTCGCTCATTTTATTTCTCAAGCAGTGAAGGGCTAA
- a CDS encoding alpha-L-fucosidase produces MISLEEINQVVQSGPFEPSWDSLSHQVCPDWYRDAKFGIFIHWGVYSVPAFGSEWYSRNMYIQGNPCYDYHREYFGDQASFGYKELIPLFTADRFDPASWLDLFQKAGAQYLFPVAEHHDGFQMYASTLSPYNSLEMGPRRDVLGELRVEAEKRGLHFCTSSHRAEHQFFFSHGKEFASDILQEVPRDSLYWPAEPEPKDHFDLTSKPYPSEEFLEDWLLRTCELVRDYQPELLYFDWWIQHESFRPYLMCFLAYYYNLAAQEDREVAVCYKQDALPFGSGIVEMERGGYGETQAFPWQMDTAIARNSWCYTLDLAYKTSKELLQNLVDVVAKNGNLLLNIGPKADGTIPEQDQDILTEIGDWLAVNGEAIYQSRPWRVSSDGPTEAQEGSFSDGQAPLYTSQDFRYTMRDGFLYAIQLEPSGRTEELTLPSLAYDLKQPRILHARIQKVELLGESQPLSWSQDETGLHLQLPACSKKQPRVLRLSF; encoded by the coding sequence ATGATAAGCCTTGAAGAGATTAATCAAGTCGTCCAGTCAGGCCCTTTTGAACCAAGCTGGGACTCTCTTAGCCATCAAGTCTGTCCAGACTGGTATCGGGATGCTAAATTTGGAATATTTATCCACTGGGGCGTCTACAGTGTACCTGCCTTCGGTTCGGAGTGGTATTCACGAAATATGTATATCCAAGGGAATCCTTGCTATGACTACCATCGAGAGTATTTCGGAGATCAGGCTAGCTTTGGTTACAAGGAGCTCATTCCTCTCTTTACAGCGGATCGATTTGATCCGGCATCTTGGCTGGATCTCTTTCAAAAAGCAGGCGCTCAGTATCTTTTCCCAGTTGCGGAGCACCACGATGGTTTTCAGATGTATGCCTCTACTCTCTCGCCTTATAATAGCTTAGAAATGGGGCCGAGACGAGATGTCTTAGGAGAACTGAGGGTGGAAGCAGAAAAACGTGGTCTACACTTCTGTACGTCGTCTCACCGGGCAGAGCACCAGTTTTTCTTTTCACATGGCAAGGAGTTTGCCAGTGATATTCTGCAAGAAGTTCCAAGAGACAGCCTCTATTGGCCAGCAGAGCCAGAACCGAAGGATCATTTTGATCTCACCTCCAAGCCCTATCCAAGTGAAGAGTTTTTGGAAGACTGGCTCTTGCGAACCTGTGAACTGGTGCGGGATTATCAGCCAGAGCTCCTTTATTTCGATTGGTGGATCCAGCATGAGAGTTTCCGTCCCTACTTAATGTGCTTTTTGGCTTACTATTACAATCTAGCAGCACAAGAGGATCGCGAGGTGGCCGTTTGTTACAAACAGGATGCCCTACCTTTTGGTTCAGGAATCGTCGAGATGGAGCGGGGAGGCTACGGAGAGACGCAAGCCTTTCCGTGGCAAATGGATACTGCGATTGCCCGTAATTCTTGGTGCTATACCCTGGATCTAGCCTACAAGACCAGCAAGGAATTGTTGCAAAATTTAGTTGATGTTGTGGCAAAAAATGGGAATCTTCTGCTCAATATTGGACCCAAGGCAGATGGTACCATCCCTGAGCAAGATCAAGACATCCTTACAGAGATCGGGGACTGGCTGGCGGTAAACGGAGAAGCCATTTATCAGAGCCGGCCTTGGCGGGTGTCATCGGACGGACCGACCGAGGCCCAGGAAGGTTCCTTCTCAGATGGACAAGCACCACTCTATACCAGCCAAGATTTCCGCTATACCATGCGTGATGGCTTTCTTTATGCCATCCAGCTGGAACCAAGTGGAAGGACAGAAGAGCTGACCTTGCCATCTCTCGCCTATGATCTCAAGCAACCGAGAATTCTTCATGCGCGCATTCAAAAGGTGGAGCTCCTTGGAGAAAGCCAGCCCCTTTCTTGGAGCCAAGATGAGACAGGGCTCCATCTTCAGTTACCAGCTTGTAGCAAAAAACAACCGCGTGTTTTGCGCCTCAGCTTTTAG